In the Acidobacteriota bacterium genome, one interval contains:
- a CDS encoding GAF domain-containing SpoIIE family protein phosphatase has protein sequence MSDSVSTPDPASRLDPSEDIRWLSLLHEISQDLNGILDLGQLIERIAQQVGSLIEYRLFDLYDWDEEAQLLTARFSMDSGNAWEPRMSLRPGEGVCGWVALHRRPLRVADVRRDSRFVDCSSGIPTRSELAVPLLAKGRLVGVMNLESDRVGAFSRRHELMLETLANSVAVALENARLVEELKGKEGSLRRDLKMARQVQKALLPSHSPLLKGMEIGRSWRPARQLGGDFYDFLNCGPSRMTIAVGDVSGKSTPAALYGAMAIGALRAQIVHSPCSPGLLLRRMNHYLLQPELDNRFLAMTLAMVDASARTLTMAAAGLPHPLLLRDGKVEAISVEGIPLGLFPDQRYQEHVLELQKGDVVVICSDGLHEAMNSREKQFADGCLHAKLEQLGSLPAQDIADGMLEASRLYSGGVSP, from the coding sequence ATGAGCGACAGTGTTTCCACTCCGGACCCGGCCTCCCGACTTGATCCCTCCGAGGACATCCGTTGGCTGAGCCTGCTGCATGAGATCAGCCAGGACCTCAACGGCATCCTCGATCTGGGCCAATTGATCGAGCGCATCGCCCAACAGGTAGGATCGCTGATCGAGTACCGGCTCTTCGATCTCTATGACTGGGATGAGGAAGCTCAGCTCCTCACGGCCCGTTTCTCAATGGACAGCGGAAATGCCTGGGAGCCGCGCATGAGCCTGCGTCCGGGCGAAGGTGTGTGCGGCTGGGTAGCTCTTCACCGGCGTCCCCTGCGGGTTGCCGACGTGCGCCGCGATTCGCGTTTCGTGGACTGCAGCAGCGGTATTCCTACACGCTCCGAATTGGCCGTACCCCTGCTGGCCAAAGGGCGCTTGGTGGGAGTGATGAATCTGGAGAGCGACCGGGTGGGAGCCTTCAGCCGGCGCCACGAGCTCATGCTGGAAACCCTGGCCAACTCAGTGGCCGTGGCCCTCGAGAATGCCCGTCTGGTGGAAGAACTGAAAGGCAAGGAGGGCAGCCTGCGGCGAGACCTGAAGATGGCCCGCCAGGTTCAAAAAGCTCTTCTTCCATCTCACTCCCCTCTGCTGAAAGGTATGGAGATCGGACGCTCCTGGCGTCCCGCCCGCCAATTGGGGGGCGATTTCTACGATTTTCTCAACTGCGGGCCCTCGCGCATGACCATCGCCGTGGGCGATGTCTCCGGCAAATCCACTCCGGCGGCCCTTTACGGGGCCATGGCCATTGGAGCCCTGCGGGCCCAGATCGTCCACTCGCCCTGCTCTCCCGGCCTGCTGCTGCGGCGCATGAACCACTACTTGCTGCAGCCCGAGCTGGACAACCGTTTTCTGGCCATGACCCTGGCCATGGTCGACGCCTCGGCCCGCACACTGACCATGGCTGCCGCCGGACTGCCTCATCCCCTCCTGCTGCGCGACGGCAAGGTCGAGGCCATCTCGGTGGAAGGCATTCCGCTGGGCCTCTTTCCCGATCAACGCTACCAGGAGCACGTGCTGGAGTTGCAAAAGGGCGATGTAGTCGTGATTTGCAGCGACGGTCTGCACGAGGCCATGAACTCGCGTGAGAAGCAGTT